The sequence below is a genomic window from Sulfuracidifex metallicus DSM 6482 = JCM 9184.
CGTTTCAGCTAAAAATGTCTCAGCGTCCCAATTATACTCAACTGGAACTTGTGGCAATAGCAAGCCTGAGAATGTGATACCTTTTTGCACAATAAGCCCATCAACCCCAATCTTTATCTGCTTAGGCAATTCAGATCTTTCGCAGTTTATCTTAACCGGTTTAGTAAGAACAGTTACCTCTATAATTAGATCATCTACCTCCTCCTTGGAAACTGGCGGAAATCTTGGATCAGAAAAAGCTGCACTCTCGGCTGCCCTCATGACTATATCCTTTAATGATGCAATAGCCTCAACGTAGCCTATGCAGCCTCTAAGAGACTTATATATATCGTTCTTTTCTAACGTAACAAATGCCATTCCTTTCCTTTCTAAAATGGGACTAGTCTGAATTTGTTTTCCAGGTAGACCTAGACTCCTTCTTATGGCATATCTTGCTAATTTAATTAACTGCTCGCCAACTTCAGGAGTTAGATCTTCCAATGAAATTAGATTTTCTTCCATCT
It includes:
- a CDS encoding TIGR00296 family protein yields the protein MKMEENLISLEDLTPEVGEQLIKLARYAIRRSLGLPGKQIQTSPILERKGMAFVTLEKNDIYKSLRGCIGYVEAIASLKDIVMRAAESAAFSDPRFPPVSKEEVDDLIIEVTVLTKPVKINCERSELPKQIKIGVDGLIVQKGITFSGLLLPQVPVEYNWDAETFLAETCIKASLEPDCWLDDSVVIKRFSGRIFKEKSPNGEVEQVNLNNFINN